In Propionimicrobium sp. PCR01-08-3, one DNA window encodes the following:
- a CDS encoding AAA family ATPase encodes MNSSPSALSVSRETRLPHPAQTRTIVIVNQKGGVGKTTTAVNIASALARGGLTVLMMDLDPQGNASTALGIDHQPGTSGTYEVLLQHTRIADVEQESPESENLHVVPATIDLAGAEIELVPQVAREQRLSKAITQYLADSDVDYIIFDCPPSLGLLTLNALVAANEILMPIQCEYYALEGVGHLLRTINMVKDELNPDLELGTVLLTMFDARTKLSAQVGEQVREFFPDQTLVTLIPRSVRLSEAPSYGQTILGYDPQSVGARAYRKAATEIAERGARVPSGAARRGLER; translated from the coding sequence ATGAACTCCAGCCCATCGGCTTTAAGCGTTTCACGTGAAACGCGATTACCTCACCCGGCTCAGACACGGACGATCGTCATTGTCAATCAAAAAGGGGGCGTCGGTAAGACGACCACTGCGGTAAATATCGCGTCCGCGCTCGCACGCGGCGGCCTCACGGTGCTCATGATGGATCTGGATCCTCAGGGTAATGCGAGCACTGCTCTCGGAATCGATCACCAGCCGGGAACGTCCGGAACCTATGAGGTGCTGCTCCAGCACACAAGGATTGCCGATGTCGAGCAGGAATCGCCGGAGTCGGAGAACCTGCATGTCGTCCCTGCGACGATCGATCTGGCCGGAGCAGAGATCGAACTGGTGCCCCAGGTGGCCAGGGAACAACGGCTCAGTAAGGCGATAACGCAATATCTCGCCGACAGCGATGTCGATTACATCATCTTCGACTGTCCCCCGTCGCTCGGGCTGCTCACCCTCAACGCGCTCGTCGCAGCCAATGAGATCCTCATGCCCATCCAGTGCGAGTACTACGCACTCGAAGGCGTCGGCCATCTCTTGCGAACCATCAACATGGTGAAGGACGAGCTCAATCCTGATCTTGAGCTGGGGACCGTGCTGCTGACGATGTTCGACGCACGAACCAAGCTGTCGGCCCAGGTTGGCGAACAGGTGCGGGAGTTCTTCCCCGACCAGACGCTCGTCACCCTCATTCCGCGATCGGTGCGTCTCAGCGAAGCACCGAGCTACGGACAGACGATCCTCGGTTACGACCCGCAGTCGGTCGGAGCGCGGGCGTACCGTAAGGCGGCTACAGAGATCGCGGAACGAGGAGCGCGCGTACCCAGCGGAGCCGCTCGGAGAGGACTGGAACGATGA
- the rsmG gene encoding 16S rRNA (guanine(527)-N(7))-methyltransferase RsmG: protein MNQPVVEELFGTDTKTINRYVDILASRGVERGLIGPRESERLWERHIFNSVAVAPLIRENASIADVGSGAGLPGIALAIARPDLSIVLVEPLLRRSVFLTEVVEELALGGRMEVVRGRAEDCVRTFDVVTARAVAPLGKLVGWTKKMFLPEGELLALKGASAAEEVAAAATELEKSGLVADVRPVRAAANLEETFVVRVRGVSRETDL from the coding sequence GTCGATATATTGGCAAGTCGAGGTGTCGAGCGAGGTCTGATCGGGCCGCGCGAGTCCGAGAGGCTATGGGAACGGCACATCTTCAATAGCGTCGCCGTGGCACCGTTGATCCGAGAGAATGCTTCGATTGCTGACGTGGGCAGCGGGGCCGGACTTCCGGGTATTGCGCTCGCGATCGCACGCCCGGATTTGTCCATCGTGTTGGTGGAACCGCTACTTCGCCGCTCGGTTTTTTTGACGGAAGTTGTGGAGGAGCTTGCTCTGGGGGGACGGATGGAGGTCGTGCGAGGCCGCGCAGAGGACTGCGTCCGGACCTTCGATGTGGTGACCGCGAGGGCGGTTGCACCCTTGGGGAAACTCGTCGGGTGGACGAAGAAGATGTTTCTTCCTGAAGGTGAGCTGCTGGCACTGAAGGGTGCGTCGGCTGCCGAGGAGGTGGCCGCTGCGGCCACCGAACTGGAGAAGAGCGGTCTGGTGGCCGATGTGCGGCCAGTTCGAGCGGCCGCTAATCTTGAGGAGACTTTTGTGGTGAGGGTCCGTGGCGTTTCACGTGAAACGGACCTTTGA
- the trxA gene encoding thioredoxin — MMAVIEVTDASFATDVLGSSKPVLVDYWADWCAPCKQLGPIIDELSKTYGDRMVFAKLDTNANPDVPMQQGVMALPTLQFFKNGQVVQSIQGGKPKGALVKAIESVLEG; from the coding sequence ATCATGGCGGTAATCGAAGTGACCGATGCCAGCTTCGCGACCGACGTGCTGGGCAGCTCAAAGCCCGTATTGGTCGACTACTGGGCGGACTGGTGTGCCCCCTGCAAGCAGCTCGGCCCGATCATCGACGAACTGTCCAAGACCTACGGCGACCGCATGGTCTTCGCCAAGCTCGACACCAATGCCAACCCCGATGTGCCGATGCAGCAAGGGGTGATGGCTCTGCCGACGCTGCAGTTCTTCAAGAACGGCCAGGTTGTCCAGTCGATCCAGGGCGGCAAGCCTAAGGGCGCGCTGGTGAAAGCCATCGAATCGGTGCTCGAGGGCTGA
- a CDS encoding ParB/RepB/Spo0J family partition protein has product MSTRPSGGLGRGLGELFQRTDVEPSGSAASNESVETPEQSAPMPDGSYFAEIPVAEISPNPKQPRKVFDEDDLNELADSVAEVGLLQPVVVRRIADDDYQLVVGERRWRAHQLAGIERIPAIVRVTEDDDLLRDALLENLHRAQLNPLEEAAAYQQLLDDFGCSKEELATRIKRSRPHISNTLRLLGLPTSVQRRVAAGVISAGHARALLMLDDALAQEKLAQRVIAEGLSVRATEEAVSMMLREDGAPRAVRRRTPRELPQQVQAHANGLADWLDTRVEISLSAHKGKVTIEFADEDDLERIMGILESSDE; this is encoded by the coding sequence ATGAGCACTCGGCCTAGCGGTGGTCTGGGACGTGGCCTCGGCGAGCTCTTTCAGCGCACGGACGTTGAACCGTCGGGCTCCGCTGCCTCGAATGAGAGCGTCGAGACACCCGAGCAATCCGCGCCCATGCCGGACGGTTCGTACTTCGCCGAGATTCCGGTGGCGGAGATCAGCCCGAATCCAAAACAACCGAGAAAGGTCTTCGACGAGGACGATCTGAATGAACTCGCGGATTCTGTCGCCGAGGTCGGTCTCCTCCAGCCGGTTGTCGTCAGGCGCATCGCGGACGATGACTACCAGCTTGTCGTCGGTGAACGCCGTTGGCGCGCGCACCAGTTGGCAGGAATAGAGCGGATACCTGCGATCGTCCGTGTCACAGAAGATGACGACTTGTTGCGGGATGCATTGTTGGAGAACCTGCACCGTGCGCAACTGAATCCGCTCGAAGAGGCCGCCGCCTATCAACAGCTCCTGGACGATTTCGGTTGCTCGAAAGAGGAGCTCGCGACCCGGATCAAACGATCACGCCCGCACATCTCGAACACGCTCCGGCTACTGGGTTTACCGACATCGGTACAGCGGCGGGTGGCGGCCGGAGTCATTTCTGCCGGCCATGCGCGTGCTCTCCTGATGTTGGACGATGCACTGGCGCAGGAGAAGCTCGCTCAACGCGTGATCGCCGAAGGACTGTCCGTCCGCGCGACCGAAGAGGCGGTGTCGATGATGCTGCGTGAAGACGGCGCTCCGAGGGCGGTTCGCCGGCGAACCCCGAGGGAACTTCCCCAGCAAGTGCAGGCACACGCGAATGGTCTCGCTGACTGGCTGGACACCCGCGTCGAAATCAGTCTGAGCGCGCACAAGGGGAAGGTCACCATCGAGTTCGCCGATGAAGACGACTTGGAACGCATCATGGGCATCCTGGAGTCCTCGGACGAGTAA